In Patescibacteria group bacterium, one genomic interval encodes:
- a CDS encoding amidohydrolase family protein — protein MIHPHADRYIWQTSRAIPRSVLLDRIPFLVTANQANQLTYQKHVSVLVEGDTITKVLPAAQAKQYRTKVDLIYDAALRGGVVVLPGFVNAHAHPPMYLLRSTTLLKDHQATTEEALVYARKVERAMTLADQTISALGDFTEQQKFGTTTVLSHYHTPIATTTAAKQAYIRLVDAISVASKTDPSASIAKAAQALRKHDPLLTHGITIHTLERMTLPELIELRRWFVKHPKLILTIHCGETQTEVEAVIQKHQMRPVEVLAKAKLLSPRLVLSHAVHFTIDEIKLLAKYQVGIAHLPTSNRLHKSGQFQYGNFQIAGLGKKLALGTDSVISKSRLDLVSEAFQSKLMHQDSQHPATFEELFLMLTNQGADVVGLGKTVGKILPGYKADMTFWKLKDRMFVPFDPMQPETLLGNFITHGGYTARDVMVNGRFVISGRRHNLVNESELLTQLEDHHQALRKRVKL, from the coding sequence ATGATTCATCCACACGCTGATCGCTACATCTGGCAAACCAGTCGGGCGATACCGCGGAGTGTCTTGCTTGATCGCATACCGTTCTTAGTGACGGCTAATCAGGCCAATCAATTAACCTATCAAAAACACGTTTCTGTTTTGGTTGAAGGAGATACGATTACAAAAGTGTTACCGGCCGCGCAGGCTAAGCAGTATCGAACTAAAGTTGATTTAATCTACGATGCGGCTTTGCGGGGTGGGGTAGTGGTACTGCCGGGGTTTGTTAATGCCCACGCCCACCCGCCGATGTATTTGTTGCGCTCTACTACACTGTTAAAAGATCATCAAGCTACGACAGAAGAAGCTCTAGTTTATGCACGCAAAGTTGAACGGGCAATGACTTTGGCCGATCAAACTATTTCTGCCTTAGGCGATTTTACCGAGCAACAAAAGTTTGGTACCACCACAGTCTTGTCGCATTATCATACGCCGATCGCCACCACCACCGCAGCCAAACAAGCTTACATTCGTTTGGTTGATGCTATCAGTGTGGCCAGTAAAACTGATCCGTCGGCTAGTATCGCTAAAGCCGCGCAAGCCTTGCGCAAACATGATCCTTTATTGACGCATGGTATTACAATTCATACTTTAGAGCGCATGACACTACCCGAGTTGATCGAACTTCGGCGCTGGTTTGTGAAACATCCAAAATTGATTCTCACTATTCATTGCGGTGAAACGCAAACCGAAGTTGAGGCTGTGATTCAAAAACACCAGATGCGCCCGGTTGAAGTTTTAGCCAAAGCCAAATTGCTCTCACCCCGCTTAGTATTATCACACGCCGTACATTTCACCATTGATGAGATTAAACTATTGGCGAAATATCAAGTGGGTATCGCACATTTACCAACTTCGAACCGGTTACATAAATCTGGACAGTTTCAGTATGGTAATTTTCAGATTGCTGGGTTGGGTAAAAAATTAGCCCTAGGAACAGATAGCGTGATTTCAAAAAGTCGCTTAGATTTAGTTTCAGAAGCGTTTCAAAGTAAATTGATGCATCAAGATTCGCAGCACCCAGCAACGTTTGAGGAGTTGTTTTTGATGCTAACCAATCAAGGAGCCGATGTTGTGGGGTTAGGCAAAACGGTTGGTAAAATCTTACCTGGCTATAAAGCGGATATGACTTTTTGGAAACTGAAAGATCGTATGTTTGTACCGTTCGATCCAATGCAACCAGAAACCTTATTGGGTAATTTCATCACCCACGGTGGTTATACCGCCCGTGATGTCATGGTGAATGGCCGGTTTGTGATTAGTGGGCGCAGACACAATTTAGTCAATGAAAGTGAATTACTCACTCAATTAGAAGATCATCATCAAGCCTTACGTAAACGCGTAAAGTTGTGA
- the rpoB gene encoding DNA-directed RNA polymerase subunit beta codes for MANVSDIPSFRKTFAPIHDATNLPNLIEVQRTSYAWFLGEGLKELFDEISPISDFTSRDLELHFDDYYLDEPRFDENMAKAKNVTYEAALRVNTRLVNKRSKEIKEQEVYLGDFPLMTDRGTFIVNGIERVVVSQLIRSAGVFFTSENIRGRNYYGAKIIPNRGAWLEFETDANNVIYVKIDRKRKVPITSLLRAFGYSNNTDIIPLFQDVDTDAENKYIEATLAKDISKSEGEGLKEVYKRIRPGDLATVDNARGLIHAMFFNFNRYDFGRVGRYKINKRFMFDQEISPKTRVLMREDVIAVVQEIIRLNNNQEEADDIDHLGNRRVRAVGELVQNKFRIGLARMERIVKDRMSTKDISTLTPGQLINARPVIGSIREFFMSSQLSQFMDQTNPLAELEHKRRLSAMGPGGLSRERAGFEVRDVHRTHYGRICPIATPEGPNIGLVGHLASYAHVNAYGFIETPYRKVIKDPKKKTAHVSDEIVYVDAFEEERSVTTAATVDLDDKGNFLKEKVEVRKYGKPEIDYVWNIDYVDVSPKEIISVATAMIPFVEHNDAVRALMGTNMQRQAVSLVRPDAPIIGTGMEFRAAVDSGQAIAAKHAGEVTEVSAHKIIVSGKEGIDTYNLGNFLRSNASTCMNQKPIVEPGMKIKAGDVLADGASTQNGELALGQNVLVAYMPWEGGNYEDAILISERVVQQDKYTSIHIEEYTIDVRDTKLGPEIVTRDIPNVSEEKLKDLDENGIVRIGAQVKSGDILVGKITPKGETELSAEEKLLRAIFGEKSKDVKDSSLYLEHGEHGKVVDMKMFSKDNGDKLPSGVIRTIQISIAQLRKIQVGDKMAGRHGNKGVISRIVPVEDMPYMEDGRPVDILLNPLGIVSRMNLGQVLETHLGLAAWSLGYKVAAMPFQGVSETDIKAELKKAGFPEDGKIVLNDGRTGERFIHKITCGIAYMLKLNHMVDDKIHQRSIGPYSLVTQQPLGGKAQFGGQRFGEMEVWALEAYGAAHMLQEILTIKSDDVPGRSKAYEAVIKGEPIHKVNVPESFNVLVRELKGLGLSVELFSQDGRVLGSEVDTETPTPPEPTEQLTA; via the coding sequence ATGGCAAATGTCAGTGATATACCGTCCTTTCGCAAGACCTTCGCGCCCATCCATGACGCGACGAACTTGCCTAATTTAATCGAAGTCCAACGCACTTCCTATGCCTGGTTTTTAGGTGAAGGGTTAAAAGAGCTGTTCGATGAAATCTCGCCCATTAGTGATTTTACCAGTCGTGATTTGGAGCTGCACTTTGATGACTATTACTTGGATGAACCACGCTTTGATGAAAACATGGCTAAAGCCAAAAACGTCACGTATGAAGCCGCGTTGCGTGTTAATACCCGCTTAGTTAATAAGCGCTCAAAAGAAATTAAAGAGCAAGAAGTCTATTTAGGTGATTTCCCACTTATGACGGATCGTGGGACATTCATTGTCAACGGCATTGAGCGGGTAGTGGTATCACAGTTAATTCGGTCGGCTGGTGTGTTTTTCACCTCAGAAAATATTCGCGGACGCAATTACTATGGTGCCAAAATTATTCCGAACCGCGGTGCCTGGTTGGAATTTGAGACCGACGCCAACAATGTTATCTATGTTAAGATCGACCGTAAACGTAAAGTGCCTATCACATCATTATTGCGGGCGTTTGGTTACTCCAATAACACCGACATTATTCCACTGTTCCAAGATGTTGATACCGATGCTGAGAATAAATATATTGAAGCCACTTTAGCTAAGGATATTTCCAAATCTGAAGGGGAAGGTTTAAAAGAAGTCTATAAACGCATTCGTCCAGGCGATTTAGCCACCGTGGATAATGCCCGGGGTTTGATTCATGCCATGTTCTTTAATTTTAACCGCTATGATTTTGGTCGCGTCGGCCGTTATAAAATCAACAAGCGGTTCATGTTCGATCAAGAAATCAGTCCGAAAACACGGGTTTTAATGCGCGAAGATGTGATTGCCGTGGTGCAAGAAATTATCCGTTTAAATAATAATCAAGAAGAAGCTGATGATATTGATCATTTGGGCAATCGGCGTGTTCGGGCGGTGGGTGAGTTAGTACAGAATAAATTCCGCATTGGTTTAGCGCGCATGGAGCGCATTGTGAAAGATCGCATGAGTACCAAAGATATTTCTACCTTAACACCCGGTCAGTTGATTAATGCTCGCCCAGTGATTGGTTCAATTCGCGAATTTTTCATGAGTTCACAGTTATCTCAGTTTATGGATCAAACCAATCCATTGGCGGAATTGGAACACAAGCGTCGGTTATCGGCCATGGGTCCAGGTGGTTTATCGCGCGAACGCGCTGGGTTTGAAGTGCGTGATGTGCATCGCACTCATTATGGTCGCATCTGTCCGATTGCTACACCGGAAGGACCAAACATTGGTTTAGTGGGTCATTTAGCTTCCTACGCTCATGTTAATGCCTATGGTTTTATTGAAACACCTTATCGTAAAGTTATTAAAGATCCTAAGAAAAAAACCGCACATGTTAGTGATGAAATTGTTTATGTTGATGCTTTTGAGGAAGAACGCTCTGTTACTACAGCGGCGACTGTTGATTTAGATGACAAAGGTAATTTCTTGAAAGAAAAAGTGGAAGTGCGTAAATATGGTAAACCAGAAATAGATTATGTCTGGAACATTGATTACGTTGATGTCTCGCCGAAAGAAATTATTTCTGTGGCTACCGCTATGATTCCATTTGTGGAACATAATGATGCGGTGCGCGCTTTGATGGGCACAAACATGCAACGCCAGGCGGTGTCTTTAGTGCGCCCGGATGCTCCAATTATTGGCACAGGTATGGAATTCCGTGCTGCGGTTGATTCTGGCCAGGCCATTGCCGCTAAACATGCCGGTGAAGTGACCGAAGTGAGTGCTCATAAAATTATCGTGAGCGGCAAAGAGGGCATTGATACTTACAATTTAGGTAATTTCCTTCGTTCTAATGCCTCGACCTGTATGAATCAGAAGCCAATCGTAGAACCGGGTATGAAAATAAAAGCCGGTGATGTGTTGGCCGATGGTGCTTCCACCCAAAATGGTGAATTAGCTCTAGGGCAAAATGTCTTAGTGGCTTATATGCCGTGGGAAGGTGGTAATTATGAAGATGCTATCTTGATTTCTGAAAGAGTTGTACAGCAAGATAAATATACCTCCATTCATATTGAAGAATATACCATTGATGTGCGTGATACTAAACTTGGTCCGGAAATAGTCACACGTGATATTCCAAATGTGTCCGAGGAAAAATTAAAAGATCTTGATGAAAATGGTATTGTGCGCATTGGTGCCCAAGTTAAATCTGGTGATATTCTCGTCGGTAAAATTACACCTAAAGGTGAAACTGAATTATCCGCTGAAGAAAAATTATTGCGCGCTATCTTTGGTGAAAAATCTAAAGACGTCAAGGATTCTTCTTTATACTTAGAACATGGTGAACACGGCAAAGTAGTCGATATGAAAATGTTCTCCAAAGATAATGGCGATAAATTACCCTCCGGTGTAATTCGAACGATTCAAATTTCCATTGCGCAATTACGCAAAATTCAAGTCGGTGATAAAATGGCCGGTCGGCATGGTAACAAAGGGGTTATTTCTAGAATCGTTCCAGTTGAAGATATGCCTTATATGGAAGATGGTCGCCCTGTGGATATTTTGTTAAACCCACTCGGTATCGTTTCTCGTATGAACCTCGGTCAGGTTTTAGAAACTCATCTTGGTTTAGCGGCCTGGTCACTTGGTTATAAAGTAGCCGCCATGCCATTTCAAGGTGTTTCAGAAACTGATATTAAGGCCGAATTGAAAAAAGCCGGTTTCCCAGAAGACGGCAAGATCGTGTTAAACGATGGTCGCACTGGGGAAAGATTCATTCATAAAATTACTTGCGGTATTGCCTACATGTTGAAGCTAAATCATATGGTGGATGACAAGATTCACCAACGTTCAATCGGGCCATACTCATTGGTTACACAACAACCATTAGGCGGTAAAGCTCAATTTGGTGGTCAGCGCTTTGGTGAAATGGAAGTCTGGGCGCTAGAAGCTTACGGTGCTGCTCATATGCTTCAAGAAATTTTGACGATTAAATCTGATGATGTACCGGGTCGATCAAAAGCCTACGAAGCTGTGATTAAGGGCGAACCGATTCATAAAGTGAACGTACCGGAATCTTTCAATGTGTTAGTACGCGAACTGAAAGGTTTAGGTTTATCTGTTGAATTATTTTCTCAAGATGGTCGGGTATTAGGGAGCGAAGTTGATACCGAAACTCCAACACCACCTGAGCCAACTGAACAACTAACCGCTTAA
- a CDS encoding IMP dehydrogenase — MHDLLNFPLALTFDDVLLIPQKSEVLPRDVQLGTQLTKKIRLDIPLLSSPMDTVTETTMAITMGKQGGLGIIHKNMPEEQQVAQVQAVKQAGLLAGAAVSVGEKAMHRAEALVAARVDVLIVDSAHGHSKGVLDMVRYLKKTYPQIQVIGGNVATAEATKDLIKAGADGVKVGIGPGSICTTRIVAGIGVPQLTAIMLCAKEANWAGIPIIADGGIRYSGDIVKALAAGASAVMMGGALAGTDEAPGEVVIENGIKMKSYRGMGSLEAMELGSKDRYLQESVIETKKLVPEGIVGKVKYKGPADAVIYQLLGGLRAGMGYCGAETITQLHERAQFVRITNAGIKESHPHSLSYMSDAPNYTLNG; from the coding sequence ATGCATGATTTATTAAACTTTCCACTCGCCTTAACCTTTGATGATGTTTTATTGATTCCACAAAAATCTGAGGTGTTGCCTCGTGATGTACAATTAGGGACACAACTGACCAAAAAAATCCGGCTAGATATCCCATTATTATCTTCCCCAATGGATACTGTCACTGAAACTACTATGGCCATAACCATGGGTAAACAAGGTGGTTTAGGTATCATTCATAAGAATATGCCGGAAGAGCAACAAGTTGCCCAAGTTCAGGCAGTCAAACAAGCTGGTTTATTAGCCGGTGCTGCTGTCAGTGTTGGAGAAAAAGCCATGCATCGCGCTGAGGCTTTAGTCGCAGCCCGAGTTGATGTGCTAATTGTAGATAGTGCTCATGGCCATTCCAAAGGTGTTTTAGACATGGTGCGGTATTTAAAAAAAACCTACCCACAAATACAAGTGATTGGTGGAAATGTCGCCACCGCTGAAGCCACGAAAGATTTGATTAAAGCCGGGGCTGATGGGGTTAAAGTTGGCATTGGGCCCGGTTCAATTTGTACTACGCGTATTGTCGCCGGTATTGGTGTACCACAACTGACGGCTATTATGTTATGTGCCAAAGAAGCCAACTGGGCGGGTATACCAATTATTGCTGATGGTGGCATTCGTTATTCTGGAGATATTGTTAAAGCCTTAGCCGCCGGAGCTAGTGCTGTCATGATGGGTGGCGCTTTAGCCGGCACTGATGAAGCTCCCGGTGAAGTAGTAATCGAAAACGGTATTAAAATGAAATCTTATAGAGGCATGGGTTCATTAGAAGCGATGGAACTGGGTAGCAAAGATCGATATTTACAAGAGTCCGTGATAGAAACAAAAAAATTAGTACCAGAAGGCATTGTTGGTAAGGTAAAATATAAAGGTCCAGCTGATGCTGTGATCTATCAATTACTGGGCGGCTTACGCGCCGGTATGGGTTACTGTGGTGCCGAAACGATTACACAATTACATGAACGCGCCCAATTTGTGCGCATCACTAATGCTGGTATAAAAGAAAGTCACCCCCATAGTTTGTCCTACATGTCCGATGCGCCGAATTATACGCTGAACGGGTAA
- a CDS encoding bifunctional 5,10-methylenetetrahydrofolate dehydrogenase/5,10-methenyltetrahydrofolate cyclohydrolase, producing MAIIVDGHTIAKKIYQRIKHQVPLLVQRGIQPKLGVILVGNDKPSLTYVRKKGESATGCGVDFILMHLPSQITTAQLINEVKSLQQPHYNLTGLIVQLPLPRQINTGKVLESINPSIDVDCLTQTNLGKLITGSYWIEPPTPGAILEILRHHHVPLVGKKVVMIGAGSLVGRPLTNMLMHEQATVSVLNRSTQKLADYTKTADIIITGVGKKGLLTGRMIKPGAVVIDAGVSFVGKKMSGDIDFTSVSKRASIVTPTPGGVGPLTVAKLIENTVKCAIKRAK from the coding sequence ATGGCGATCATTGTTGACGGTCACACTATTGCTAAAAAAATATATCAGCGGATTAAACATCAAGTGCCGCTTTTGGTGCAACGTGGCATTCAACCTAAGTTGGGAGTGATTTTAGTGGGTAATGACAAACCATCACTCACTTATGTGCGTAAGAAAGGCGAATCGGCTACTGGTTGTGGGGTGGATTTCATTTTAATGCATCTACCGAGCCAAATTACCACGGCGCAATTGATTAATGAAGTGAAATCTTTACAACAGCCGCACTATAATCTAACCGGCTTAATTGTACAATTACCCTTACCGCGCCAGATTAATACCGGTAAAGTGCTAGAAAGTATTAACCCGAGCATTGACGTTGATTGTTTAACGCAAACCAATTTAGGTAAGCTGATCACCGGTAGTTATTGGATCGAACCACCTACACCAGGTGCTATCTTGGAGATTTTACGGCATCATCATGTGCCACTGGTCGGGAAAAAAGTTGTCATGATTGGTGCCGGTAGTCTGGTGGGTCGGCCACTGACCAATATGTTAATGCATGAACAAGCGACGGTGTCCGTTTTGAATCGATCAACCCAAAAACTAGCCGATTATACCAAAACCGCCGACATCATTATTACCGGCGTGGGTAAGAAGGGGTTATTAACTGGCCGCATGATAAAACCAGGCGCTGTCGTAATTGATGCGGGAGTGTCTTTTGTTGGTAAAAAAATGTCTGGTGATATTGATTTTACATCTGTGTCAAAACGAGCTAGTATAGTCACTCCGACACCCGGTGGGGTTGGACCACTGACAGTGGCTAAATTGATCGAAAACACAGTAAAATGTGCTATTAAACGAGCTAAATAA
- the rpoC gene encoding DNA-directed RNA polymerase subunit beta': MAEYQVTRTNDFDAIRLRIASPDDIHGWSHGEVTRPETINYRTQKPEKDGLFCEKIFGPSKDWECYCGKYKKIRYKGIVCDKCGVEVTRSIVRRERMGHIDLCAPVSHIWFLRGVPSKIGLILDLSVQSLEKVIYFANFIISDVNEDLKVQTIEQIDVEAEQKRKAIKADNARVLAQLKQQKDEAVAKETAPSKQLKVADKFEAELVNVSIMRDEKLKDLDEAVDMAKKELRDLKPMQIISETKYQDLSLKYGHLFEASIGAEAIHELLKRVNLDKMIAELDEDMKTVSKNQALRIIRRLKLVKNLKKNNIIPSSMIMTTVPIIPPDLRPMVQLDGGRFAASDLNDLYRRVINRNNRLKRLKELNAPEVIQRNEKRMLQEAVDALIDNGARHGKTVTAATGQKRMLKSLADMLKGKQGRFRQNLLGKRVDYSGRSVIVVGPHLKLNQCGLPKRMALELFRPFVISKLIEREYVYNVRSANRFIEAGRSEVWDILEEITKTSYVLLNRAPTLHRLGIQAFQPVLIEGKAIQIHPLVCTAFNADFDGDQMAVHVPLTSEAREEAATLMLSTKNLLKPATGEPVVTPSQDIVLGCYFMTLLRDTTKGKKLYFADYDEVLLAYQTDRIELQTRVWLKVEGKLLETSAGRILFNQLLPTDFGYVNILIDKKELKNIIARVFALFGDDRTVQLIDDIKDRAIEYVTKSGLSWGMDDTPVLPQKKEIMAKAQAQVDEVLNQYETGLLTDDERRVRVIEIWTRVKNEIQGFCQNALDENSSAFAMIDSGARGSWGQLTQMMGMKGLVINSSGETIELPVRSSFKEGFDVLEYFISTHGARKGLTDTALRTANAGYLTRRLIDVAQDVITREYDCGTKQGREMTVANSEEMGLTLSSRMLGRVVAEDVKDGKTVIVKKNELVVEKHLPLLEKAKLQSVKLRSVLTCETQRGCCQLCYGYDLGHNRLVDVGTAVGIIAAQSIGEPGTQLTMRTFHTGGVAGGDITQGLPRVEELFEARPIKRKAVLSDVDGKIDDIIETGKQKIITIKAVRNTKEVYRRTKTMKVKVTDSQKVQVGDVVAEKSGKPVLAQSAGAVTLTDREIQIFSEQEQVAEMPVPVGYSIWVKPGDLVVRGQQLCEGNLDLQELYALRGRESVEQYIAKEIQYIYSSQGQKLNDKHVEIIVRSMFSRFRVVEAGDSDLVAGDIVTRDIALEAAIEVKKTNGKAPEVENILLGITKASLSTDSFLSAASFQETARVLIDAAVTGKVDYLRGLKENVIIGKLIPVGTGYGVDHKAMAAKIDAEEKQIREKRAAKSRERREAEMTAELA, from the coding sequence ATGGCAGAATACCAAGTAACCCGTACCAACGATTTCGACGCCATCCGTTTACGGATCGCGTCACCAGACGATATTCATGGTTGGTCTCACGGTGAAGTCACTCGACCAGAAACAATTAATTATCGTACGCAAAAACCTGAAAAAGATGGTTTGTTCTGTGAAAAGATTTTCGGACCATCCAAAGATTGGGAATGCTATTGTGGTAAATATAAAAAAATTCGCTACAAAGGCATCGTCTGTGATAAATGTGGTGTTGAAGTGACTCGTTCCATCGTCCGGCGCGAACGCATGGGTCACATTGATTTATGTGCCCCCGTTTCCCATATTTGGTTTTTACGCGGTGTCCCATCCAAAATTGGTTTAATTTTAGATCTTTCCGTGCAATCACTGGAGAAAGTTATCTATTTTGCGAACTTTATCATTTCTGATGTTAATGAAGATTTAAAAGTTCAAACCATTGAGCAGATTGATGTTGAAGCTGAACAAAAACGTAAAGCGATTAAAGCCGATAATGCCCGAGTTTTAGCGCAATTGAAACAGCAAAAAGACGAAGCGGTGGCTAAAGAAACGGCACCGAGTAAACAACTCAAAGTCGCCGATAAGTTTGAAGCTGAATTGGTTAATGTCTCCATCATGCGCGACGAAAAGTTGAAAGATTTAGATGAAGCCGTCGATATGGCCAAGAAAGAATTGCGTGATTTAAAACCGATGCAAATTATTTCTGAAACAAAATATCAAGATTTGTCTTTGAAGTATGGCCATTTATTTGAAGCCAGTATCGGAGCCGAAGCGATTCATGAATTACTGAAGCGAGTTAATTTAGATAAGATGATTGCCGAGTTAGATGAAGACATGAAGACAGTGTCAAAAAATCAGGCTTTACGCATCATTCGCCGGCTGAAACTGGTGAAAAATCTAAAAAAGAACAACATTATTCCGAGCTCGATGATCATGACAACCGTGCCGATCATTCCACCAGATTTGCGCCCGATGGTGCAACTTGATGGTGGTCGATTTGCTGCCTCAGATTTGAATGATTTGTATCGCCGGGTGATTAACCGCAATAATCGTTTGAAACGGTTAAAAGAATTGAATGCACCAGAAGTAATTCAACGGAACGAGAAACGGATGCTGCAAGAAGCCGTTGATGCTTTAATTGATAATGGTGCCCGTCATGGTAAAACTGTCACCGCCGCCACTGGTCAAAAACGCATGTTGAAATCTTTGGCCGACATGTTGAAGGGTAAACAAGGTCGGTTCCGGCAGAACTTGCTCGGTAAACGAGTCGATTACTCCGGCCGGTCTGTCATTGTGGTGGGTCCACATTTGAAATTAAACCAATGTGGTTTACCAAAACGCATGGCCTTGGAATTATTCCGACCGTTTGTGATTTCAAAACTAATTGAACGTGAGTACGTTTATAATGTGCGCAGTGCTAATCGGTTCATTGAAGCCGGTCGTTCCGAAGTGTGGGATATCTTAGAAGAGATTACTAAAACTTCATATGTGTTGCTCAATCGGGCGCCAACCTTACATCGGCTGGGTATTCAAGCTTTTCAACCAGTGTTGATTGAAGGTAAAGCCATTCAAATTCATCCGTTAGTTTGTACCGCGTTCAATGCTGACTTTGATGGTGACCAAATGGCTGTGCATGTCCCTTTAACGAGTGAAGCCAGAGAAGAAGCCGCCACGTTAATGTTATCAACCAAGAACTTACTTAAACCAGCCACGGGTGAACCAGTTGTAACACCTTCACAGGATATTGTCTTGGGTTGTTACTTCATGACATTGCTCCGCGATACCACCAAAGGTAAGAAACTTTACTTTGCAGATTATGATGAAGTGTTGTTAGCCTACCAAACTGATCGCATTGAGTTACAAACCCGCGTCTGGCTGAAAGTGGAAGGTAAATTACTCGAAACATCGGCCGGTCGAATCTTGTTTAATCAATTATTGCCCACTGACTTTGGTTATGTAAACATATTGATCGACAAGAAAGAATTAAAAAACATCATTGCTCGTGTCTTTGCTCTGTTCGGTGATGATCGTACCGTACAATTAATTGATGATATTAAAGATCGAGCGATTGAGTATGTCACAAAATCTGGTTTAAGTTGGGGCATGGACGACACTCCGGTTCTACCTCAGAAGAAAGAAATAATGGCCAAAGCTCAGGCTCAGGTCGACGAAGTGTTGAATCAATATGAAACCGGTTTACTGACCGATGATGAACGCCGGGTAAGAGTCATTGAAATTTGGACCAGAGTCAAAAATGAAATTCAAGGTTTTTGTCAAAATGCGCTTGATGAAAATAGTTCCGCCTTTGCTATGATTGATTCAGGGGCGCGTGGTTCCTGGGGACAATTAACCCAGATGATGGGCATGAAAGGTTTAGTGATTAACTCATCTGGTGAAACCATCGAGTTGCCAGTGCGCTCCTCATTTAAAGAAGGTTTCGATGTATTGGAATACTTCATCTCTACGCATGGGGCTCGTAAAGGTTTGACAGATACTGCTTTACGTACGGCTAACGCTGGTTATTTAACACGGCGGTTAATTGATGTAGCTCAAGATGTTATCACTCGTGAGTATGATTGCGGCACCAAACAAGGTCGCGAGATGACAGTAGCTAATAGTGAAGAGATGGGCTTAACACTATCCAGCCGGATGTTGGGTCGTGTGGTAGCTGAAGACGTGAAAGATGGTAAAACCGTGATTGTAAAAAAGAACGAATTGGTGGTTGAAAAACATTTACCACTCTTAGAAAAAGCTAAATTGCAGTCAGTTAAATTACGTTCAGTGCTGACTTGTGAAACGCAGCGTGGTTGTTGTCAATTATGTTATGGCTATGATCTTGGTCATAATCGTTTGGTTGATGTTGGTACAGCTGTAGGTATTATTGCTGCTCAGTCCATTGGTGAACCTGGTACGCAGTTGACCATGCGGACTTTCCATACTGGTGGTGTGGCCGGTGGTGATATTACTCAAGGTTTACCACGCGTGGAAGAATTGTTTGAAGCCAGACCAATTAAACGCAAAGCTGTTTTGTCTGATGTTGATGGCAAGATTGATGATATTATCGAAACCGGTAAACAAAAAATTATCACCATCAAAGCAGTGCGTAATACCAAAGAAGTTTATCGTCGCACCAAAACCATGAAAGTTAAAGTGACCGATAGTCAAAAAGTACAAGTGGGTGATGTGGTTGCGGAGAAATCTGGTAAACCGGTGTTAGCGCAGAGTGCCGGTGCAGTAACTTTAACCGATCGAGAAATTCAGATCTTCAGTGAACAAGAACAAGTGGCCGAAATGCCCGTACCAGTCGGATACAGTATTTGGGTTAAACCAGGTGATCTAGTAGTACGTGGCCAACAACTCTGTGAAGGCAATCTTGATTTACAGGAATTATATGCCTTACGTGGTCGAGAATCGGTGGAACAATATATTGCTAAAGAGATTCAATATATTTATTCTTCTCAGGGTCAAAAATTAAATGATAAACACGTCGAAATTATTGTTCGATCAATGTTCTCTCGCTTCCGTGTGGTTGAAGCGGGTGATTCCGATTTGGTGGCCGGAGATATTGTCACGCGGGATATTGCTTTAGAAGCAGCCATTGAAGTGAAGAAGACAAATGGTAAAGCTCCGGAAGTAGAAAATATTCTACTCGGTATTACCAAAGCATCATTATCGACTGATAGTTTCTTATCCGCGGCTTCGTTTCAAGAAACCGCTCGGGTGTTGATTGACGCAGCTGTCACTGGAAAAGTCGATTATCTACGTGGTTTAAAAGAAAATGTGATTATTGGTAAATTAATTCCAGTTGGTACCGGGTATGGTGTAGATCACAAAGCCATGGCGGCCAAGATTGATGCCGAAGAGAAACAAATTAGAGAGAAACGTGCCGCCAAATCGCGTGAACGTCGTGAAGCCGAAATGACTGCTGAACTAGCATGA